The following coding sequences lie in one Streptomyces sp. NBC_00510 genomic window:
- a CDS encoding TetR/AcrR family transcriptional regulator: protein MSSKNTTKRADALRSIEAIVQAAAECLGRNPDASLSEIARAAGVGRVTLYAHFTSRAEVVDAAMSRALDRGNEVLDAVDLTGDPLLALERYIEAGWHLVDQAQALLVAAQRELPAGRIRELHAGPAARVEALIARGRAEGAFRTDLPIAWLVNVLQAVMHSATEEIRAGRLNPDRAASHITATALAAFTPPGTPVPEPRGGA from the coding sequence ATGAGCAGCAAGAACACCACCAAGCGCGCCGACGCTCTGCGCAGCATCGAGGCGATCGTGCAGGCCGCGGCCGAATGCCTCGGGCGCAACCCGGACGCGAGCCTGAGCGAGATCGCGCGCGCCGCGGGTGTGGGCCGGGTGACGCTGTACGCGCACTTCACCTCCCGGGCGGAGGTCGTCGATGCGGCGATGAGCCGCGCCCTCGACCGGGGCAACGAGGTGCTGGACGCAGTCGACCTGACCGGTGATCCGCTGCTCGCCCTGGAGCGCTACATCGAGGCCGGCTGGCACCTGGTGGACCAGGCGCAGGCACTGCTCGTCGCCGCCCAACGGGAGCTCCCCGCAGGACGTATCCGGGAGTTGCACGCCGGACCCGCCGCCCGGGTCGAGGCGCTGATTGCCCGCGGACGGGCCGAGGGCGCCTTTCGTACGGACCTGCCCATCGCCTGGCTGGTCAATGTCCTGCAGGCGGTCATGCACAGCGCGACGGAAGAGATCCGCGCCGGCCGCCTGAACCCAGACCGCGCGGCCAGCCACATCACGGCCACGGCGCTCGCCGCCTTCACACCGCCGGGCACCCCGGTACCCGAGCCCCGCGGCGGAGCGTGA
- a CDS encoding MFS transporter: protein MSDTETTTHSASQTPHPMRWPALGLLGLAQLMLILDVTVVAIALPHMGAELGLDRAALTWVVSGYALTFGSLMLLGGRAADLFGPKRVVLAGLAVFTVASLAAGLATGAPLLLTARIVQGAGAAMLSPAALSVVVRLFDGDERNRALGIWSALGGGGAALGVLMGGLITAGPGWAWVFFINVPVGVIVFVLLARILPRLPRAATGSLDIPGAALVAAATGALIYALIRAGDHGWVNAATIALVAAAAAAYAAFATWQRRAAAPLMDLRLLGRRPVVAGTFVIAVATALMVGVFFLGSFYLQDRQGHGALMTGVLFLPVALLTMAAATVAGTLIGRMGARLLAVAALAVAAAGFLVPVLWSGTTAMVTGVSVAAAGLGALFVVASATALASVAPHEAGVTSGIVSTFHEFGASVGAAAASTAAATSIAVHAGAQAASGFDNAFLAATGMAAASAVIALWLIPAKNQ from the coding sequence ATGAGCGACACGGAAACAACCACCCACAGCGCATCGCAGACACCGCATCCGATGCGCTGGCCGGCCCTGGGCCTGCTGGGACTCGCCCAGTTGATGCTGATCCTCGACGTCACCGTCGTTGCGATCGCACTTCCTCACATGGGCGCCGAACTCGGCCTGGACCGCGCGGCACTGACCTGGGTGGTCAGCGGATACGCCCTCACCTTCGGCAGCCTGATGCTGCTCGGCGGCCGGGCCGCCGACCTGTTCGGCCCCAAGCGGGTCGTCCTGGCCGGCCTTGCCGTCTTCACCGTCGCATCCCTGGCCGCCGGACTCGCCACCGGCGCCCCGCTGCTGCTCACCGCCCGGATCGTCCAGGGGGCGGGCGCCGCGATGCTCTCGCCTGCCGCTCTGTCCGTGGTGGTGCGGCTGTTCGACGGCGACGAACGCAACCGCGCGCTGGGCATCTGGTCGGCACTCGGTGGCGGGGGAGCCGCCCTCGGCGTGCTGATGGGCGGACTGATCACCGCAGGCCCTGGCTGGGCCTGGGTCTTCTTCATCAACGTCCCCGTCGGCGTGATCGTCTTCGTCCTGCTCGCCCGGATCCTGCCCCGCCTGCCGCGCGCGGCCACCGGCTCGCTCGACATACCCGGCGCCGCCCTGGTGGCCGCCGCGACCGGTGCCCTCATCTACGCCCTCATTCGTGCCGGCGACCACGGCTGGGTCAACGCCGCCACCATTGCCCTGGTTGCCGCAGCAGCCGCCGCCTACGCCGCCTTCGCCACCTGGCAACGCCGGGCGGCCGCACCGCTGATGGACCTGCGCCTGCTCGGCCGGCGCCCGGTCGTGGCGGGCACCTTCGTGATCGCCGTCGCCACCGCGCTGATGGTGGGGGTCTTCTTCCTCGGCTCCTTCTACCTCCAGGACCGCCAGGGCCACGGCGCCCTGATGACCGGCGTGCTGTTCCTGCCGGTGGCGCTGCTGACCATGGCCGCCGCCACCGTCGCCGGCACCCTGATCGGCCGGATGGGAGCACGACTGCTGGCTGTGGCCGCCCTGGCCGTGGCAGCGGCCGGGTTCCTCGTACCGGTGCTCTGGTCCGGAACCACCGCGATGGTCACCGGGGTGAGCGTCGCCGCGGCGGGACTGGGTGCCCTGTTCGTCGTCGCCTCCGCCACCGCACTGGCCAGCGTCGCACCCCACGAGGCTGGGGTCACGTCAGGCATCGTCAGCACCTTCCACGAGTTCGGTGCTTCGGTCGGAGCCGCGGCCGCCTCCACCGCCGCCGCCACGAGCATCGCCGTCCACGCCGGCGCCCAAGCCGCCTCCGGCTTCGACAACGCGTTTCTCGCCGCCACGGGCATGGCCGCAGCCTCCGCCGTCATCGCTCTGTGGCTGATCCCAGCCAAGAACCAGTAG
- a CDS encoding DUF2267 domain-containing protein — translation MVPQPHKGRPAAAMTFPQMPERVRYDGAYPTRERAEEAVRAVLAALGRQVVGDERVALAGCLPVEAVRVFTAEIPDVEPLTGSGFIDDLASRTGGTLATARWDACTVLAVVSPLGVVRTIT, via the coding sequence ATGGTCCCCCAGCCTCACAAGGGACGGCCCGCCGCGGCCATGACGTTCCCCCAGATGCCGGAGAGGGTGCGGTACGACGGCGCCTACCCCACACGGGAACGCGCCGAGGAGGCCGTACGCGCGGTGCTGGCCGCACTCGGACGTCAGGTGGTCGGCGACGAGCGCGTCGCCCTGGCCGGCTGCCTGCCCGTCGAGGCGGTCCGTGTCTTCACCGCCGAGATCCCCGACGTCGAGCCTCTCACCGGGAGCGGCTTCATCGACGACCTCGCCTCTCGTACCGGCGGCACCCTCGCCACCGCGCGCTGGGACGCCTGCACGGTCCTGGCCGTCGTCTCCCCCCTGGGAGTTGTCCGGACGATCACGTGA
- a CDS encoding AfsR/SARP family transcriptional regulator, whose translation MSEHFWFTVLGPVRAQRGSTEIELGSRQQRAVLAVLLLRENGHASLSELIEAVWGTAPPRTAGQTIRTYIHRLRKSLGPAHDAGTSFIVSAGDGYALRVSPDQLDLSVFRQRVAMAEGAVGTGHHARAIAHLRDALDLWCGEPLAGIPGTYAMSQRNRLEALRLVAVERRINVEYELGRFGEATAELFDLVAKHPLNERFREMLMFSLCKTGRQAEALAVYREVWNLLSEDLGAEPGPRLQVLHERVRRADPELLVSDIFPDPEVGPAVPGPPAGTVLGVSPPRAPSPPPADLPTVVGRDNEFGLIDALLAVDAQGDATMAIGVIVVMARAGRTTPAVVWAHRIAHRFPDGHIYLDLRGCDSSSPAMTPMEASGSILRSLGVASSLLPSDLEGRITLYRTLLSGRRILLVLDNARDAEQIRPLLPGTPSSLVVVTSG comes from the coding sequence GTGAGCGAACACTTCTGGTTCACGGTGTTGGGCCCAGTACGTGCCCAGCGCGGCTCGACAGAGATCGAACTGGGATCCCGTCAGCAACGCGCGGTCCTTGCGGTGCTCCTGCTGCGGGAGAACGGCCATGCCTCGCTCTCCGAGTTGATCGAGGCGGTATGGGGGACAGCTCCTCCACGTACGGCCGGGCAGACAATCCGCACCTATATACACCGTTTGCGGAAGAGTCTGGGACCGGCCCACGATGCGGGCACCTCGTTCATCGTCTCCGCGGGTGATGGCTATGCGCTGCGGGTCTCCCCGGACCAACTGGATCTAAGTGTGTTCCGTCAGCGGGTTGCGATGGCCGAGGGGGCCGTCGGAACGGGACACCACGCCAGAGCCATAGCTCATCTCCGCGATGCCCTCGACCTGTGGTGCGGAGAACCGCTGGCCGGAATTCCCGGAACGTACGCGATGTCTCAGCGCAACCGCCTTGAGGCGCTGCGCCTCGTCGCAGTCGAGCGACGCATCAACGTGGAATACGAGCTCGGCCGGTTCGGCGAGGCCACCGCGGAGCTTTTCGATCTGGTCGCCAAACACCCCCTGAACGAGAGATTCAGGGAGATGCTGATGTTCTCTCTCTGTAAAACCGGGCGGCAGGCAGAGGCGCTTGCGGTGTACCGAGAGGTGTGGAATCTCCTCTCGGAGGACCTGGGCGCGGAACCCGGCCCCCGGCTGCAGGTCCTCCATGAACGTGTCCGGAGGGCTGACCCCGAATTGTTGGTGTCGGACATATTTCCTGATCCTGAAGTCGGCCCCGCCGTCCCCGGGCCCCCAGCCGGAACCGTCCTCGGGGTGTCACCACCCCGGGCTCCGTCCCCGCCGCCCGCCGACTTGCCGACTGTGGTCGGCCGTGACAACGAATTCGGCCTGATCGACGCCCTGTTGGCAGTCGATGCACAAGGTGATGCCACCATGGCGATCGGCGTGATCGTCGTCATGGCCCGAGCCGGCAGGACCACCCCCGCGGTGGTCTGGGCACACCGGATCGCACATCGGTTTCCCGATGGGCACATATATCTTGATCTGCGCGGATGTGATTCCTCCAGCCCGGCCATGACTCCGATGGAGGCATCCGGATCGATACTCCGGTCCCTCGGGGTCGCCTCGTCGCTGCTCCCGTCCGACTTGGAGGGCCGGATAACGCTTTATCGCACTCTGCTCTCCGGCCGGCGGATACTGCTGGTACTCGACAATGCCCGTGACGCGGAACAGATACGCCCTTTGCTGCCCGGCACGCCGAGTTCGCTGGTGGTCGTCACCAGCGGCTGA
- a CDS encoding S8 family serine peptidase translates to MPASPVRGRRLTALGIALALLPSLGAVTASATQTGAHTADTALPAGVAIRKDAGDPRTITLINGDKVTVTGAGQSAVTSLEDPEGRPVSAYSVTHDDETFVYPQEVLPYVSAGILDEDLFNVTRLLADGYDDTRSDHLPLIVRYADAARARSAASLPQGAVRLRTLTSLQGAAVAQKRDEAGKFWDALTKNVNTSALARSSTLGGAVTSKRAPAPLLAGGIQRVWLDGKVKADLADSVAQIGAPEAWESGDTGQGVDVAVLDTGVDAGHPDLVGQVAAAESFVPDESVVDHHGHGTHVASTIAGTGAASDGKEKGVAPGARLHVGKVLGNSGAGQTSWILAGMEWAVRDQHAKVVSMSLGGEPTDGTDPMSEAVNTLSAETGALFAIAAGNTGPRGAVSSPAVADAALAVGAVDSADRLASFSSRGPRVGDGALKPEITAPGVGVLAARSQHASGEGSYTTMSGTSMATPHVAGAAALVAAAHPGWTGQQIKDVLVSTTKATPDYSAYDAGNGRLDAAAAAKADVYATGVVDAVQEWPPTPGVNVDRKVTYTNDGDTPVTLDLAVEAGTAPSGLFTLSAPRVTVPAHGTAAVTVTAHPDRGEEAMLYNARIEAADGGLVKLATAFGLVTTYELHDLTIAAKDRSGKPVTGDYWVVLQQGNRPGITMAGFVAGSVTVTMYSGPWSVVAAIPVEGAHGPHSRGLALVADPEFRLDEDATLTFDASKTRRVTAVTPKESVTTYMRVDYNRTLEASGTHKLSFYQWPTYDSVWALPTGEKVAEGELTMRTRWRNEQPPLKLASRQEAVDDILVRRGATPLHKGTSRLDAVYAGQGAAADYKGLRASGKAAVVVRNDTVTASEQVAAAAAAGAKLLIVVNDGEGRLDPRTQATPPLTVVTVGKDQGDRLIRRASAPGGTELKVFSNPTTEYLYDLADAWEGAVPADTVYRPAAKDLARIDVAFKNYRQADARETRYAVWPDAPSLRVDTELPRPAQGTRTDWVSTGSGVRWAQAATVLGEIRILAPPRTYKAGTTTSDEWFAPVTRPRINTSFPGTFNFRQDDLLFVNVPGWGDAGTGREGYALTPDARATASLYQGDTLLNSSSGTFTVATGLRPERQAYRYVLETARGAWGNPFSTATRTEWDFTSAAGAQYEGRAVALIQLDYAVDTDRDGRARRDASLTVTAEHPPTSDPGQDIPPSSAIGKVGLELSYDNGKTWHKANVTRKGDGWRTTLDAPRKASHVTVRATAADDRGNAVQQTITRAFGLR, encoded by the coding sequence TTGCCTGCTTCACCTGTACGCGGCCGAAGGCTGACGGCGCTCGGCATCGCCTTGGCGCTGCTGCCGTCGCTCGGCGCGGTCACAGCCTCCGCCACTCAGACCGGTGCCCATACGGCGGACACCGCGCTCCCGGCGGGTGTGGCGATCCGCAAGGACGCCGGCGATCCCCGGACCATCACGTTGATCAACGGCGACAAGGTGACCGTCACGGGCGCCGGCCAGTCCGCGGTCACGTCGCTGGAGGACCCCGAGGGCCGGCCGGTGTCGGCGTACTCCGTCACACACGACGACGAGACCTTCGTGTACCCGCAGGAGGTGCTGCCCTACGTCTCGGCGGGAATCCTCGACGAGGACCTGTTCAATGTCACGCGGCTGCTCGCCGACGGCTACGACGACACGCGTAGCGACCATCTGCCGCTGATCGTCCGCTACGCCGACGCGGCCCGCGCGCGCAGCGCCGCCTCGCTGCCCCAAGGCGCCGTGCGCCTGCGGACGCTGACCAGCCTGCAGGGGGCCGCGGTCGCGCAGAAGCGCGACGAAGCCGGGAAGTTCTGGGACGCGCTCACCAAGAACGTGAACACCTCCGCCCTCGCGCGCAGCAGCACGCTGGGTGGTGCGGTGACCTCCAAGCGCGCCCCGGCCCCGCTGCTCGCCGGCGGTATCCAGCGTGTCTGGCTGGACGGCAAGGTGAAGGCCGATCTGGCCGACTCCGTCGCGCAGATCGGCGCGCCCGAGGCCTGGGAGAGCGGTGACACGGGCCAGGGCGTGGACGTAGCGGTGCTGGACACCGGCGTCGACGCCGGCCATCCCGACCTGGTCGGCCAGGTCGCGGCCGCCGAGAGCTTCGTCCCCGACGAGAGCGTCGTTGACCACCACGGGCACGGCACCCACGTCGCTTCGACCATCGCCGGCACCGGCGCCGCGTCCGACGGCAAGGAGAAGGGCGTCGCCCCCGGAGCCCGCCTGCACGTGGGCAAGGTCCTCGGCAACTCCGGGGCGGGCCAGACCTCCTGGATCCTGGCCGGCATGGAGTGGGCCGTACGGGACCAGCACGCCAAGGTCGTCAGCATGAGCCTGGGCGGCGAGCCGACCGACGGCACCGACCCGATGAGCGAGGCGGTCAACACGCTCAGCGCCGAGACCGGGGCACTGTTCGCGATCGCCGCGGGCAACACCGGCCCGCGAGGAGCGGTCAGTTCACCCGCCGTCGCGGACGCGGCGCTGGCCGTCGGCGCGGTCGACTCCGCCGACCGGCTGGCCTCGTTCTCCAGCCGCGGACCCCGCGTCGGGGACGGCGCGCTCAAGCCGGAGATCACGGCTCCCGGCGTCGGCGTGCTGGCCGCCCGGTCGCAGCACGCGTCGGGTGAGGGCTCATACACCACCATGAGCGGCACGTCCATGGCCACCCCGCACGTCGCGGGCGCCGCCGCCCTCGTCGCGGCCGCGCACCCGGGCTGGACGGGGCAGCAGATCAAGGACGTCCTGGTCAGCACCACCAAGGCCACGCCCGACTACTCCGCCTACGACGCGGGCAACGGCCGCTTGGACGCCGCGGCGGCCGCCAAGGCCGACGTGTACGCCACCGGAGTGGTCGACGCCGTGCAGGAGTGGCCGCCGACGCCGGGGGTGAACGTCGACCGCAAGGTGACGTACACCAACGACGGCGACACTCCGGTCACCCTCGACCTCGCGGTCGAGGCCGGCACGGCCCCCTCCGGCCTGTTCACGCTGTCTGCTCCGCGGGTGACGGTGCCCGCACACGGCACCGCCGCGGTCACCGTCACCGCGCACCCGGACCGCGGCGAGGAGGCCATGCTCTACAACGCCCGGATCGAGGCCGCCGACGGCGGCTTGGTCAAGCTCGCCACGGCCTTCGGTCTCGTCACCACGTACGAGCTGCACGACCTCACGATCGCGGCCAAGGACCGCTCCGGCAAGCCCGTCACCGGCGACTACTGGGTCGTGCTTCAGCAGGGCAACCGACCCGGGATCACCATGGCGGGATTCGTCGCCGGATCCGTGACCGTGACCATGTACTCCGGGCCCTGGTCGGTCGTCGCGGCCATCCCGGTGGAGGGCGCCCATGGTCCGCACTCGCGCGGCCTGGCCCTGGTCGCCGATCCGGAGTTCCGTCTCGACGAGGACGCGACGCTCACTTTTGACGCCTCCAAGACCCGCCGGGTCACCGCGGTCACCCCGAAGGAGTCCGTCACCACCTACATGCGGGTCGACTACAACCGCACGCTCGAGGCCTCCGGCACCCACAAGCTGTCCTTCTACCAGTGGCCCACGTACGACAGCGTCTGGGCGCTGCCCACCGGCGAGAAGGTCGCCGAGGGCGAATTGACCATGCGGACCCGCTGGCGCAACGAGCAGCCCCCGCTGAAGCTCGCCTCCCGGCAGGAGGCCGTCGACGACATCCTCGTACGACGCGGCGCCACCCCGCTGCACAAGGGCACGAGCCGGCTCGACGCGGTCTACGCAGGGCAGGGCGCGGCGGCGGACTACAAGGGCCTGCGGGCCAGCGGGAAGGCCGCTGTCGTGGTCCGCAACGACACGGTCACCGCGAGCGAGCAGGTGGCGGCCGCCGCAGCGGCCGGGGCCAAGCTGCTCATCGTCGTCAACGACGGCGAAGGACGGCTGGACCCCCGCACCCAGGCCACCCCGCCGCTGACCGTCGTCACGGTCGGCAAGGACCAGGGCGACCGCCTGATCCGCCGTGCTTCCGCCCCCGGCGGCACGGAGCTGAAGGTGTTCTCCAACCCCACCACCGAGTACCTGTACGACCTGGCCGACGCCTGGGAGGGCGCGGTGCCGGCGGACACGGTCTACCGGCCCGCAGCCAAGGACCTGGCCAGGATCGACGTCGCGTTCAAGAACTACCGGCAGGCCGATGCCCGCGAGACCCGCTACGCCGTCTGGCCCGACGCGCCAAGCCTCCGCGTCGACACCGAACTCCCGCGCCCGGCGCAGGGAACCCGCACCGACTGGGTCTCCACCGGATCCGGCGTCCGGTGGGCGCAGGCCGCGACGGTGCTCGGCGAGATCAGGATCCTGGCCCCGCCGCGGACCTACAAGGCCGGCACCACCACCTCCGACGAGTGGTTCGCACCCGTCACCCGGCCCCGGATCAACACCTCCTTCCCCGGCACATTCAACTTCCGGCAGGACGACTTGCTCTTCGTGAACGTTCCGGGCTGGGGTGACGCCGGCACCGGTCGCGAGGGTTACGCACTGACCCCGGACGCCCGGGCCACCGCCTCGCTCTACCAGGGGGACACCCTCCTCAATTCCAGCAGTGGTACCTTCACCGTCGCCACCGGTCTGAGGCCCGAGCGGCAGGCGTACCGGTATGTGCTGGAGACCGCCCGCGGCGCATGGGGCAACCCGTTCTCCACGGCGACCCGGACGGAGTGGGACTTCACCTCCGCCGCCGGGGCGCAGTACGAGGGCCGCGCCGTGGCGCTGATCCAGCTCGACTATGCCGTCGACACGGACCGCGACGGCAGAGCGCGACGTGACGCGTCCCTGACCGTCACCGCCGAGCACCCGCCGACGTCCGACCCGGGCCAGGACATACCGCCCTCCTCGGCCATCGGGAAGGTCGGCCTGGAGCTCTCCTACGACAACGGCAAGACCTGGCACAAGGCCAACGTGACGCGCAAGGGAGACGGCTGGCGCACCACCCTCGACGCCCCGAGGAAGGCCTCTCACGTCACCGTTCGCGCCACGGCCGCCGACGACCGGGGGAACGCCGTGCAGCAGACCATCACCAGGGCCTTCGGCCTGAGGTGA